The following are from one region of the Amedibacterium intestinale genome:
- the rimM gene encoding ribosome maturation factor RimM (Essential for efficient processing of 16S rRNA) gives MEQITIGVLVNTHGLRGEVKIKTMTDFPHIRFKKGALVHLHAEEGLLSLKIKSVREQKGLLLVKFDGFDDINQVEKWKGSLLSIDRKDVHELEEDEAYFFELKNCEVFDEEGNKLGIVSEVLDTNANAILRVKGVKGDILIPYVKAFVVSFSREDKKIVVHLVEGMI, from the coding sequence ATGGAACAAATTACGATTGGTGTATTGGTTAATACGCATGGCTTAAGAGGGGAAGTAAAAATAAAAACAATGACAGATTTTCCGCATATTCGTTTTAAAAAGGGAGCTCTTGTTCATCTGCATGCAGAAGAGGGGCTGCTTTCTTTAAAAATTAAAAGTGTGCGTGAACAAAAAGGACTCTTGCTTGTGAAGTTTGATGGATTTGATGATATTAATCAGGTCGAAAAATGGAAAGGTTCTTTATTATCAATTGATCGAAAAGATGTTCATGAACTGGAAGAAGACGAAGCTTATTTCTTTGAACTAAAAAACTGTGAAGTGTTTGATGAAGAAGGAAATAAACTTGGTATCGTTAGTGAGGTGCTGGACACAAATGCGAATGCAATTTTGCGTGTGAAAGGTGTTAAAGGAGATATCTTGATTCCTTATGTGAAAGCATTCGTTGTTTCTTTTTCACGTGAAGATAAGAAAATTGTGGTTCATCTAGTGGAGGGAATGATATGA
- a CDS encoding KH domain-containing protein, translating into MIDYEQVLLDIVTPMVDDKSSISVKKMDSLDEREILLYVYANSEDVARLIGRRGSMASSIRHMMSVASRKEDKRVTIKFESY; encoded by the coding sequence ATGATCGATTACGAACAAGTATTACTGGATATCGTAACACCAATGGTAGATGATAAATCCAGTATTTCTGTTAAGAAAATGGACAGTCTTGATGAGCGAGAAATTTTACTGTATGTATATGCAAACAGTGAAGATGTTGCTAGACTGATTGGACGCAGAGGATCAATGGCTTCCTCAATCCGTCATATGATGTCTGTTGCATCAAGAAAAGAAGATAAACGAGTTACTATTAAATTCGAATCTTATTAG
- the rpsP gene encoding 30S ribosomal protein S16, whose amino-acid sequence MVKLRLKRMGSKRKPFYRIVAADSRSPRDGRIIETIGTYNPTTNPASITVNEELAVKWLKDGAQPSDTVRNILSTQGILKRLHEEKNAK is encoded by the coding sequence ATGGTTAAATTAAGATTAAAAAGAATGGGTTCTAAAAGAAAACCTTTTTACAGAATAGTAGCTGCTGATTCTCGTTCACCGAGAGATGGACGTATTATTGAAACAATTGGAACTTACAATCCAACTACAAATCCAGCTTCTATTACAGTAAATGAAGAATTGGCTGTTAAATGGCTGAAAGATGGAGCGCAGCCTTCTGATACAGTACGCAACATCCTGTCTACTCAGGGCATCTTGAAACGTCTGCACGAAGAAAAAAACGCTAAGTAA
- the ffh gene encoding signal recognition particle protein yields MAFENLSERLGKAFKNITGKGKLTEKNMNDMLREVRMSLLEADVNYGVVKDFISRIKEKAMGQEVLTSLNPGQMVVKIVHDEIVALLGTEDAPVNYKKSGITTIMMVGLQGTGKTTASAKIANLMKKKQGRNPLLVACDVIRPAAIDQLKTLGESIGVEVFSLGVETKALETAKQAMVYAKENGYDTVLFDTAGRLHIDDELMQELSDIKAYVQPDDILLTVDAMTGQDIVNVASSFHEQLEVSGLVLTKLDGDSRGGGILSVRAITNVPVKFVGLGEKIEDLDVFHPDRMADRILGMGDIMSLVEKAQEKMDMEATTKSTNRMMSGEFTLTDMLVQYEQIEKMGSLGGMMKLLPGMGQLAGQIDEAKADNKIKKSKAIIQSMTPEERENPNILRASRKNRIAKGSGVSVADVNRCLNEFEKMKQVMKQFSSLAKGGKMPNLGGLGAMKNMRAMSRAMGGKKGRKF; encoded by the coding sequence ATGGCATTTGAAAATCTGAGTGAACGTCTTGGCAAGGCGTTTAAAAATATAACTGGAAAAGGAAAACTAACTGAAAAAAATATGAATGATATGCTTCGCGAAGTTCGTATGTCTTTGCTGGAAGCAGACGTTAATTATGGTGTAGTGAAAGATTTTATTTCGCGTATTAAAGAAAAAGCCATGGGGCAGGAAGTGTTAACTTCTTTGAATCCGGGGCAAATGGTCGTAAAAATCGTTCATGATGAAATTGTTGCATTGTTAGGGACAGAAGACGCCCCTGTAAACTATAAAAAAAGTGGTATTACAACAATCATGATGGTTGGTCTTCAGGGTACTGGTAAAACAACAGCATCCGCTAAGATTGCTAATTTAATGAAGAAGAAACAAGGGAGAAATCCTTTGCTTGTCGCATGCGATGTCATTCGTCCGGCGGCAATTGATCAGCTGAAAACATTAGGAGAATCCATTGGTGTTGAAGTATTTTCTTTAGGTGTAGAAACAAAAGCTTTGGAAACTGCTAAACAGGCAATGGTCTATGCGAAAGAAAATGGCTATGATACAGTACTGTTTGATACAGCAGGACGTTTGCATATAGATGATGAACTGATGCAGGAGTTATCCGATATTAAGGCCTATGTTCAGCCAGATGATATTTTGTTAACTGTGGATGCTATGACTGGTCAGGATATCGTAAATGTTGCTAGCAGTTTCCATGAGCAATTAGAAGTAAGCGGATTAGTATTAACAAAGCTTGATGGAGACTCTCGTGGCGGAGGTATCTTATCTGTTCGTGCCATTACAAATGTACCTGTTAAATTTGTTGGTTTAGGAGAAAAAATTGAAGATTTAGATGTTTTCCACCCAGATCGTATGGCAGATCGTATACTGGGAATGGGAGATATCATGTCTTTGGTTGAAAAAGCGCAAGAAAAAATGGATATGGAAGCTACCACAAAATCAACAAATCGTATGATGAGTGGTGAATTTACCTTAACAGATATGCTTGTTCAGTATGAACAAATTGAAAAAATGGGTTCTTTAGGTGGTATGATGAAGTTATTGCCGGGCATGGGACAGCTGGCTGGACAAATTGATGAAGCAAAAGCAGATAATAAAATCAAGAAAAGCAAAGCGATTATTCAAAGTATGACGCCGGAAGAAAGGGAAAACCCTAATATTTTAAGAGCTTCTCGTAAAAACCGTATTGCGAAAGGAAGCGGAGTGAGTGTTGCGGATGTAAATCGCTGTTTGAATGAGTTTGAAAAGATGAAACAGGTAATGAAGCAGTTCTCATCTCTTGCAAAAGGAGGAAAAATGCCAAACTTGGGTGGCTTAGGCGCAATGAAAAATATGCGTGCTATGAGTCGTGCTATGGGCGGTAAAAAGGGCAGAAAATTCTAG
- a CDS encoding putative RNA methyltransferase, with protein MLQCPKCKKPLQKDGNRYCCDNHHSFDIAKRGYVNLGLGNHRQTGDDKDMVRSRTAFLQHGYYQPLCDMLTNICKQKQPLMLIDAGCGEGFYTNQIKRVLPKCNIFGFDLSKYAVDEASKAHNGVFYAVCSVFHMPLSNTCADIVLSVFAPFDTKEVCRVLQKDGWFIKVGPGPRHLYGLKEHLYDNVYENKIEDNRILNMELVDEKDLSYEITIDDQKDIWALFQMTPYFWKTPKKGSEHLKTLSSLTTDVEFHIEIYRKKACE; from the coding sequence ATGTTACAGTGTCCTAAATGTAAAAAACCTTTACAAAAGGATGGAAATCGCTATTGCTGCGACAATCATCATTCCTTTGATATTGCGAAAAGAGGATATGTTAATCTTGGACTAGGAAATCATCGTCAAACAGGTGATGATAAAGATATGGTGCGCTCCAGGACAGCATTTTTACAACATGGATATTACCAGCCATTATGTGATATGTTAACAAATATTTGTAAACAAAAGCAGCCTTTAATGTTAATTGATGCTGGCTGTGGAGAGGGATTCTATACGAACCAGATAAAAAGAGTTTTACCAAAATGTAATATTTTTGGCTTTGATCTTTCGAAGTATGCAGTGGATGAAGCCAGCAAAGCACATAATGGTGTGTTTTATGCAGTGTGCAGTGTCTTTCATATGCCGCTATCAAATACTTGTGCAGATATTGTATTATCAGTGTTCGCTCCTTTTGATACAAAAGAAGTATGCAGAGTATTGCAGAAGGATGGCTGGTTTATTAAGGTAGGACCTGGTCCAAGACATCTGTATGGATTAAAAGAACACTTATATGACAATGTATATGAAAATAAAATAGAAGATAATCGCATTTTAAATATGGAACTTGTTGATGAAAAAGACTTGTCTTATGAAATAACGATAGATGATCAGAAAGATATTTGGGCATTGTTTCAGATGACGCCTTATTTCTGGAAAACACCGAAAAAGGGAAGTGAACATTTGAAAACATTGTCATCTTTAACTACGGATGTAGAATTTCATATTGAAATCTATCGTAAAAAAGCGTGTGAGTAA
- the thiI gene encoding tRNA uracil 4-sulfurtransferase ThiI, translated as MTIEQNKIVYDHILVRFGELSTKGKNRKDFIKKLLINVRNALRDFDALSYERTHDRMYIILNGEDHEAVAERLKKVFGISSFSFAIKVKTDMEVIQKTCLKVAQETEGSTFKVEARRSFKMFPLVSDEINRAVAGEILRNTDWKVNVKTPDLRIQIEVHEDATYIMTGKIKGNGGYPVGVGGKALVMLSGGIDSPVAAYLTMKRGVAIECIHYASPPYTSDAAQDKVLDLARAIAPYQGHIRVHIIPFTDLQLAIYKHCDESYAITLMRRMMYRIAQKVSEKQNCLAIVNGESIGQVASQTLESMQTINCVTDMPTIRPVACLDKLEIIDISKKIGTYDISIQPFEDCCTIFTPKNPVTKPTRHKAEKLESRFDFETLIDECIANMESIDVYPSAQEKDSEDIF; from the coding sequence ATGACTATAGAACAAAATAAAATCGTTTATGACCACATTCTGGTTCGCTTTGGAGAATTGTCTACAAAAGGCAAAAACAGAAAAGATTTTATTAAAAAATTATTAATTAATGTGCGTAATGCACTGCGTGATTTTGATGCGTTAAGTTATGAAAGAACACATGATCGCATGTATATTATTTTAAATGGTGAAGATCATGAGGCAGTGGCAGAAAGACTGAAAAAAGTTTTTGGGATTTCTTCTTTTTCGTTCGCAATCAAAGTCAAAACCGATATGGAAGTTATTCAGAAAACATGCTTAAAAGTTGCGCAGGAAACAGAAGGTTCTACTTTTAAAGTAGAGGCACGAAGAAGTTTTAAAATGTTTCCTCTTGTATCAGATGAAATTAATCGTGCTGTTGCTGGGGAAATTCTTCGCAATACTGACTGGAAAGTAAATGTAAAAACTCCAGATTTACGTATTCAAATTGAAGTGCACGAAGATGCTACCTATATTATGACTGGAAAAATCAAAGGAAATGGAGGATATCCAGTCGGTGTAGGAGGAAAAGCACTTGTTATGCTTTCAGGAGGCATTGATTCTCCTGTTGCCGCTTATTTAACAATGAAGCGAGGGGTGGCAATTGAATGTATCCATTATGCATCTCCTCCTTATACTAGTGATGCGGCACAAGATAAAGTTTTAGATTTAGCTAGAGCAATTGCTCCTTATCAGGGACATATTCGTGTGCATATCATTCCATTTACGGATTTACAGCTTGCCATTTATAAACATTGTGATGAAAGTTATGCAATTACGCTTATGCGTCGCATGATGTATCGTATTGCCCAGAAAGTAAGTGAAAAACAAAACTGTCTTGCTATTGTTAATGGGGAAAGTATTGGTCAGGTTGCCAGTCAGACATTAGAAAGTATGCAGACAATTAACTGTGTGACGGATATGCCAACTATTCGTCCTGTTGCATGTTTGGATAAATTGGAAATTATTGACATATCCAAAAAAATCGGTACTTATGATATTTCCATTCAGCCTTTTGAGGATTGCTGTACTATTTTTACGCCTAAAAACCCAGTTACAAAACCAACTCGTCACAAAGCTGAAAAATTGGAATCACGTTTTGATTTTGAAACATTGATTGATGAGTGCATAGCAAATATGGAAAGTATTGATGTGTACCCATCTGCGCAGGAAAAAGACAGCGAAGATATCTTTTAG
- a CDS encoding cysteine desulfurase family protein, whose protein sequence is MIYLDYASTTPIRKEVLETYTMLLHKYYGNSDSLHEIGRETSKLMEQSRAQIAQLLHVHKDEIIFTSCASESNNYAIKGFAWQNKRRGNHIISSCVEHSSVSMALEQLKEVFGFEITYLPVYEDGKIRLDDLKKALRKDTILVSIMMVNNETGAINPIKECADYVHKNSRAFFHVDGVQALGKVDIPLESVDMATFSAHKIYGVKGSAILYKKSNIELLPLISGGQQEYGLRAGTSNAPANIIFAKTLRLMLEEKDKNLIYVQKLNEVLRKEISNMEDMVINSPEDASPYILNISCLKIGSEVMLNALNRKGFAVSAQSTCSSHSKAVSKVLLAMGAGELRATHAIRISLSHLTTMKEIQGFLQALKEIYYDYRTK, encoded by the coding sequence ATGATTTATTTAGATTATGCATCAACAACACCTATTCGAAAAGAAGTTTTAGAGACTTATACAATGCTTTTGCATAAATATTATGGGAATAGTGATTCCCTGCATGAAATAGGAAGAGAAACTTCTAAATTGATGGAACAAAGCCGTGCACAGATTGCACAGCTTTTGCATGTTCATAAAGATGAAATTATATTTACTTCCTGTGCTAGTGAATCTAACAACTATGCAATTAAAGGTTTTGCGTGGCAAAATAAAAGAAGAGGGAATCATATTATTTCTAGTTGTGTTGAACACTCCAGTGTATCTATGGCACTTGAACAGCTAAAAGAGGTTTTTGGCTTTGAGATAACTTACTTGCCGGTTTATGAAGATGGAAAAATTCGATTAGATGATTTGAAAAAAGCATTGCGTAAAGATACGATCTTAGTGTCTATTATGATGGTGAATAATGAAACTGGGGCAATAAATCCTATTAAAGAATGTGCAGACTATGTGCATAAAAATTCACGTGCTTTCTTTCATGTGGATGGTGTACAGGCACTTGGAAAAGTAGATATTCCTTTGGAATCCGTAGATATGGCTACTTTTTCAGCACATAAAATATATGGGGTAAAGGGAAGTGCAATTTTATATAAAAAAAGTAATATTGAATTACTTCCTTTAATAAGTGGGGGACAGCAGGAATATGGATTAAGAGCGGGAACTAGCAATGCACCTGCTAATATTATTTTCGCAAAGACGCTTCGCCTTATGTTAGAAGAAAAAGATAAAAATTTGATATATGTACAAAAGTTAAATGAGGTGCTGCGCAAGGAAATTTCCAATATGGAAGATATGGTAATCAATAGTCCTGAGGATGCCTCTCCTTATATTTTAAATATTTCTTGTTTAAAAATTGGAAGTGAGGTAATGCTGAATGCGTTGAATAGGAAAGGTTTTGCTGTTTCTGCACAAAGCACTTGTTCTTCTCACAGCAAAGCTGTATCCAAGGTTCTTTTAGCTATGGGGGCTGGTGAGCTGCGAGCAACACATGCTATTCGTATCTCTTTGTCTCATTTAACGACAATGAAAGAAATTCAGGGCTTTTTACAAGCATTAAAGGAGATTTATTATGACTATAGAACAAAATAA
- a CDS encoding septation ring formation regulator EzrA, with amino-acid sequence MKEFINNIKNVISAEMLIYILIAVVLLVILSILMMALRQKKARKKLEDLELHYNSLKSVPLAFKLNKAVALSRVNEMMAETVETCRNDFDNIQEELKECSVSLAEIDDLIYVHKVKGALKKMSSMEQSIALLDTKIQGVNNTLDEVLEQESEQRASINELKERFRKVKRAINENKASFSQSYEHMETEVASVEKMFSVFEEWMFASEFNKAADQQNEIRDVLQHLEELTQSLPQLYEKAKGLLPRMIDEVGFHYAQVKNKGVYIEHLEIRKNLDVISEMLKNNLTKLRNGNPKGVDEDLLECEKRINQLEEQISKEEKAFDEINENVDLLFDDVKEINHDIEEISKLYKRVYERFGFENWSEKLADVADKLAVLNDMQRKLDKVIVDKGIPYTTILVAYHELEQSITAFRKEVSDMKEKLNKACSDEERAKKQMVKLQLILNEIRVKMSKHRLPNVSQKYKDDLHKGEDMLKDMQIVLDHSPLDVKQLNGLLKNAIDYIYTLYNDVNNLVGMAIMVENTIVFGNRYRSTYADIDSELTRAELCFRNGQYTKALKIGIQCIEKIHPGAYEKMMEKHSQEQLKVEE; translated from the coding sequence ATGAAAGAGTTCATTAATAATATAAAAAATGTTATATCAGCAGAAATGTTGATTTATATATTGATAGCTGTTGTTTTACTCGTTATTCTATCAATTCTGATGATGGCTTTACGCCAGAAGAAAGCTCGAAAAAAACTGGAAGATCTAGAACTGCATTATAATTCTTTGAAGAGTGTTCCTTTGGCTTTTAAGTTAAATAAAGCTGTAGCTTTATCCAGAGTTAATGAAATGATGGCTGAAACAGTCGAAACTTGTCGCAATGATTTTGATAATATTCAGGAAGAGCTTAAAGAGTGCAGCGTTTCCTTGGCTGAAATAGATGACTTGATTTATGTGCATAAAGTAAAAGGCGCTTTAAAAAAGATGTCTTCAATGGAACAAAGCATTGCGTTGCTTGACACCAAAATTCAAGGTGTGAATAATACTCTTGATGAGGTGTTGGAACAGGAAAGCGAACAGCGAGCTTCTATTAATGAATTAAAAGAAAGATTTCGCAAAGTTAAACGTGCAATTAATGAAAACAAGGCTTCTTTTTCCCAGTCATACGAACATATGGAAACAGAGGTCGCTTCAGTTGAAAAAATGTTCTCTGTATTTGAAGAATGGATGTTTGCTTCAGAATTTAATAAGGCTGCGGATCAGCAAAATGAAATTCGTGATGTTTTGCAGCATCTAGAAGAACTTACGCAGTCCTTGCCTCAATTATATGAAAAGGCAAAAGGTCTTCTGCCTCGAATGATTGATGAGGTGGGATTTCATTATGCACAAGTTAAGAACAAAGGTGTTTATATTGAACATTTGGAAATACGTAAAAATTTAGATGTTATTTCTGAAATGCTGAAAAACAATTTAACTAAGCTTCGAAATGGCAATCCAAAAGGTGTAGATGAGGATTTGCTTGAGTGTGAAAAAAGAATTAACCAGTTGGAAGAGCAAATATCGAAAGAAGAAAAAGCTTTTGATGAAATAAATGAAAATGTAGATCTTTTATTTGATGATGTGAAAGAAATCAATCATGACATTGAGGAAATTTCTAAATTATATAAACGTGTATATGAACGTTTTGGATTTGAAAACTGGTCTGAAAAATTAGCTGATGTAGCTGATAAATTGGCAGTACTAAACGATATGCAGCGTAAACTTGATAAAGTTATCGTTGATAAAGGAATCCCATATACGACAATCTTAGTTGCTTATCATGAACTTGAACAAAGTATTACTGCATTTCGCAAAGAAGTGTCAGATATGAAAGAAAAACTGAACAAAGCATGCAGTGATGAGGAACGTGCAAAAAAACAAATGGTAAAACTGCAGCTAATCTTAAATGAAATTCGTGTCAAAATGTCAAAACATCGCTTGCCAAATGTTTCTCAGAAATACAAGGATGATTTACATAAGGGAGAAGATATGCTAAAGGATATGCAAATTGTTCTTGATCACTCTCCATTAGATGTAAAGCAGTTAAACGGGCTATTAAAAAATGCAATTGATTATATTTATACATTATATAATGATGTCAATAATTTAGTTGGAATGGCAATTATGGTAGAAAATACAATTGTCTTTGGCAATCGCTATCGTTCTACGTATGCAGATATTGATTCAGAATTAACACGTGCAGAATTGTGCTTTAGAAATGGACAATATACAAAGGCATTGAAAATTGGAATTCAGTGTATTGAGAAAATTCATCCAGGCGCATACGAAAAAATGATGGAGAAGCATTCACAAGAGCAGTTGAAGGTGGAAGAATAA
- the rpsD gene encoding 30S ribosomal protein S4, whose translation MSRLTGPVWKTSRRLGFSILETGEELQKRAYAPGQHGPTKRVKLTNYGLQLREKQKIRFMYGLNERQFFNTYTKANKMKGVTGDNFLGLLESRLDNIVYRLGFARTRRGARQLVNHGHILVNGKKVDIPSFIVKPGSTIEVKEKSKNMASIAEALEANLNTVAFVDVDKDAKKGTYLRLPERSELNQEINELLVVEFYNR comes from the coding sequence ATGTCAAGATTAACTGGACCGGTTTGGAAAACATCCCGCCGTCTTGGTTTCTCAATTCTAGAAACCGGAGAAGAACTTCAGAAACGTGCTTATGCACCAGGTCAGCATGGACCAACAAAACGTGTAAAACTAACGAACTATGGTTTACAGTTACGCGAAAAACAGAAAATCCGTTTCATGTATGGATTAAATGAACGTCAGTTCTTTAACACTTATACAAAAGCAAACAAAATGAAAGGTGTTACTGGTGACAACTTCTTAGGATTGTTGGAATCAAGACTTGATAACATCGTTTATCGTTTAGGATTTGCTCGTACTCGTCGTGGTGCTCGTCAGCTTGTTAACCACGGACACATTCTTGTAAATGGTAAAAAAGTAGATATTCCTAGCTTTATTGTGAAACCTGGTTCTACAATTGAAGTTAAAGAAAAATCTAAAAACATGGCATCTATTGCTGAAGCTCTAGAAGCTAATTTAAATACTGTTGCATTTGTTGATGTAGACAAAGACGCAAAAAAAGGTACTTACCTTCGTCTTCCTGAAAGAAGTGAATTAAATCAGGAAATCAA